Proteins encoded by one window of Enterobacter hormaechei subsp. xiangfangensis:
- the pqiC gene encoding membrane integrity-associated transporter subunit PqiC, giving the protein MKKWLIIAGALVLTACSSGSDNKSYYQLPLSAQSGAQSSTSQGSRLLWVEQVAVPDYLAGNGVVYQTSDVQYVIANNNLWASPLDQQLRNTLVANLSSQLPGWVVASQPLGSDQDTLNVNVTGFHGRYDGAVVISGEWLLNHQGQLIKRPFHLELKQQKDGYDEMVKVLAQGWAQESAAIAREISRLP; this is encoded by the coding sequence ATGAAAAAATGGCTAATCATCGCAGGCGCACTGGTATTAACGGCCTGTAGCTCTGGAAGCGATAACAAAAGCTACTACCAGCTGCCGTTAAGCGCCCAGTCCGGTGCGCAGAGCAGCACCTCGCAGGGCAGCCGTCTGCTGTGGGTTGAACAGGTTGCCGTGCCAGATTACCTGGCGGGCAACGGGGTGGTCTACCAGACCAGCGATGTGCAGTACGTAATCGCCAACAATAACCTGTGGGCCAGCCCGCTGGATCAGCAGCTACGCAATACGCTGGTGGCGAATCTGAGCAGCCAGCTCCCCGGTTGGGTCGTTGCCTCGCAGCCTCTGGGAAGCGATCAGGACACTCTGAATGTTAACGTGACGGGATTCCATGGCCGCTATGATGGTGCCGTTGTTATCAGCGGGGAGTGGCTGCTGAATCACCAGGGTCAGCTGATTAAGCGTCCTTTTCATCTTGAACTCAAGCAGCAGAAAGATGGCTATGACGAAATGGTGAAAGTACTTGCGCAGGGATGGGCACAGGAGTCGGCTGCTATCGCAAGAGAGATTTCCCGCCTGCCATAA
- the rmf gene encoding ribosome modulation factor, which produces MKRQKRDRLERAHQRGYQAGIAGRSKEMCPYQALNQRSQWLGGWREAIGDRAVLA; this is translated from the coding sequence ATGAAGAGACAGAAACGAGATCGCCTGGAAAGGGCTCATCAACGTGGTTATCAGGCTGGCATCGCCGGACGTTCAAAAGAAATGTGTCCCTATCAGGCCCTGAATCAAAGGTCCCAATGGCTAGGGGGCTGGCGAGAAGCCATCGGAGACAGGGCAGTACTTGCTTGA
- the fabA gene encoding bifunctional 3-hydroxydecanoyl-ACP dehydratase/trans-2-decenoyl-ACP isomerase: MVDKRESYTKEDLLASGRGELFGAKGPQLPAPNMLMMDRVVKMTETGGNFDKGYVEAELDINPDLWFFGCHFIGDPVMPGCLGLDAMWQLVGFYLGWLGGEGKGRALGVGEVKFTGQVLPTAKKVTYRIHFKRIVNRRLIMGLADGEVLVDGRLIYTANDLKVGLFQDTSAF; encoded by the coding sequence ATGGTAGATAAACGCGAATCCTATACTAAAGAAGACCTTCTTGCCTCTGGTCGCGGTGAACTGTTTGGCGCGAAAGGCCCGCAGTTACCAGCCCCAAATATGCTGATGATGGACCGTGTCGTGAAAATGACCGAAACCGGCGGCAACTTTGATAAGGGTTACGTAGAAGCAGAACTCGATATCAACCCGGACCTGTGGTTCTTCGGTTGCCACTTTATTGGCGATCCGGTAATGCCTGGCTGCCTGGGCCTCGATGCCATGTGGCAGCTGGTTGGCTTCTATCTGGGCTGGCTTGGCGGTGAAGGCAAAGGCCGTGCGTTGGGCGTAGGCGAAGTGAAATTCACCGGTCAGGTTCTGCCTACCGCGAAGAAAGTCACCTACCGTATCCATTTCAAACGCATCGTTAACCGCCGCCTGATTATGGGCCTGGCGGACGGTGAAGTGCTGGTAGATGGTCGCCTGATCTATACCGCGAACGACCTGAAAGTGGGTCTGTTCCAGGATACCTCCGCTTTCTGA
- a CDS encoding AAA family ATPase, translating to MTITKLAWRDLVPDTESYQELFAQPDLTKEHEFILSDTQPRLHYALEQMSSLWATSPFMLLKAPEEAEYLTLLGDAMRQLQPKTNAVFGGQYHIAGRDVTYEPATQADGQFAAKGEVITANWVEAEQLFGCLRQFNGDVSLQPGLVHRANGGVLLISLRTLLAQPLLWMRLKTVVTQQRFDWVGYDDSRPLPVSIPSMPLSLTVVLTGDRESLADFQEMEPELAEQAVYSEFEDNIQIADADDMAQWCQWVMAVAERFALPSPAEDAWPGLIREAVRYTGDQETLPLCPLWIGKQLREVGAISGNGPFTGEQLSQMLAQREWREGYLADRMQDEILLEQILVETEGERIGQINALSVIEFPGHPRAFGEPSRISCVVHIGDGEFTDIERKAELGGNIHAKGMMIMQAFLMSELQLEQQIPFSASLTFEQSYSEVDGDSASMAELCAVISALADVPINQNIAITGSVDQFGRAQPVGGLNEKIEGFFAICQQRGLNGKQGVIIPAPNARHLSLSQAILDAVEQEQFTVWAIEGVEDALPLLTNLVWDGEGQTTLMQTIQERIAQATQQDARHRYPWPLRWLSWFSAN from the coding sequence TTGACCATTACGAAACTTGCATGGCGTGACCTGGTTCCGGATACCGAGAGCTATCAGGAGCTGTTTGCACAGCCAGACCTCACAAAAGAACACGAATTCATACTTAGCGATACACAACCGCGTTTGCATTACGCGCTGGAGCAGATGTCATCCCTATGGGCTACATCTCCTTTCATGCTGCTCAAAGCCCCGGAAGAAGCCGAGTATCTGACGCTTCTCGGTGATGCCATGCGCCAGTTGCAGCCAAAAACGAATGCCGTTTTTGGTGGCCAGTATCATATTGCCGGACGTGACGTGACGTACGAACCTGCCACGCAGGCAGACGGACAGTTCGCTGCAAAAGGCGAGGTGATCACCGCCAACTGGGTGGAAGCAGAACAGCTGTTCGGCTGCCTTCGTCAGTTCAATGGCGATGTGTCACTGCAACCGGGGCTGGTACACCGCGCGAATGGCGGCGTGTTGCTCATCTCCCTTCGCACCCTGCTTGCGCAGCCTCTGCTGTGGATGCGCCTGAAAACGGTGGTGACGCAGCAACGTTTTGACTGGGTAGGCTACGACGATTCGCGTCCGCTGCCTGTATCCATTCCGTCTATGCCGCTGTCGCTGACCGTCGTGCTGACGGGCGACCGTGAATCTCTGGCTGATTTCCAGGAAATGGAGCCAGAACTCGCGGAGCAGGCTGTCTATAGCGAATTTGAAGACAATATTCAGATCGCCGATGCCGATGACATGGCGCAGTGGTGTCAGTGGGTTATGGCCGTGGCGGAACGTTTCGCACTGCCCTCGCCTGCCGAGGATGCGTGGCCGGGCTTAATCCGCGAGGCCGTACGCTACACTGGCGATCAGGAAACCCTGCCGCTCTGCCCGCTCTGGATCGGTAAACAGCTGCGTGAAGTGGGGGCTATCAGCGGTAACGGTCCGTTTACCGGTGAGCAGCTTAGCCAGATGCTGGCCCAGCGTGAATGGCGTGAAGGTTATCTTGCTGACCGTATGCAGGATGAAATTCTGCTGGAACAGATTCTGGTGGAGACCGAAGGCGAACGTATCGGGCAAATCAACGCCTTGTCCGTCATCGAGTTCCCCGGACACCCGCGCGCCTTTGGTGAGCCTTCCCGTATCAGCTGTGTCGTACACATTGGTGACGGCGAATTTACCGATATCGAACGCAAGGCCGAACTGGGCGGAAACATTCATGCCAAAGGCATGATGATCATGCAGGCGTTCCTGATGTCTGAACTTCAGCTCGAGCAGCAGATCCCCTTCTCTGCCTCGTTGACCTTTGAACAGTCCTACAGCGAAGTCGACGGCGACAGCGCCTCGATGGCGGAGCTGTGCGCCGTGATCAGCGCGCTTGCAGACGTGCCGATTAACCAGAATATTGCGATTACCGGGTCCGTGGATCAGTTTGGCCGTGCCCAACCGGTGGGCGGACTGAATGAGAAAATCGAAGGCTTCTTCGCTATCTGCCAGCAGCGCGGTTTAAACGGCAAACAGGGCGTGATTATTCCGGCGCCAAACGCTCGCCATTTGAGCCTGAGCCAGGCGATTCTGGATGCGGTAGAGCAGGAACAATTCACCGTCTGGGCCATCGAAGGGGTTGAGGATGCACTACCCTTACTGACAAACCTGGTCTGGGACGGCGAAGGCCAGACAACCCTGATGCAGACCATTCAGGAACGTATAGCTCAGGCGACACAGCAGGATGCTCGTCATCGTTATCCGTGGCCGTTACGCTGGTTAAGTTGGTTTAGTGCGAACTGA
- the matP gene encoding macrodomain Ter protein MatP produces the protein MKYQQLENLESGWKWKYLVKKHREGELITCYIEASAAQEAVDMLLTLENEPVLVNGWIEKHINPALLNRMKQTIRARRKRHFNAEHQHTRKKSIDLEFMVWQRLAGLAQRRGKTLSETVVQLIEDAEHKEKYASQMSTLKNDLQALLGKK, from the coding sequence ATGAAATATCAACAACTGGAAAACCTCGAAAGCGGCTGGAAATGGAAGTACCTGGTCAAAAAGCACCGTGAAGGGGAGCTGATCACCTGCTACATCGAAGCCAGCGCGGCGCAAGAAGCTGTGGATATGTTGCTGACCCTCGAAAACGAACCGGTACTGGTCAACGGCTGGATTGAGAAACACATTAATCCGGCCCTGTTAAACCGGATGAAGCAAACTATCCGTGCTCGTCGTAAACGGCATTTCAATGCCGAGCATCAGCACACCCGTAAGAAATCCATCGACCTGGAGTTTATGGTCTGGCAGCGTCTGGCCGGGCTTGCGCAACGGCGCGGGAAAACCCTGTCGGAAACGGTGGTGCAGCTGATTGAAGATGCCGAGCACAAAGAGAAGTATGCCAGCCAGATGTCGACGCTGAAGAACGATCTACAGGCACTGTTAGGTAAAAAATAA
- the ompA gene encoding porin OmpA, with product MKKTAIAIAVALAGFATVAQAAPKDNTWYAGGKLGWSQFHDTGWYNSSLNNDGPTHESQLGAGAFGGYQVNPYVGFEMGYDWLGRMPYKGDNVNGAFKAQGVQLTAKLGYPVTDDLDVYTRLGGMVWRADSSNSIAGDDHDTGVSPVFAGGVEWAMTRDIATRLEYQWVNNIGDGATVGVRPDNGMLSVGVSYRFGQQEDAPVVAPAPAPAPEVQTKHFTLKSDVLFNFNKATLKPEGQQALDQLYTQLSNLDPKDGSVVVLGFTDRIGSDAYNQGLSEKRAQSVVDYLVSKGIPANKISPRGMGESNPVTGSTCDNVKPRAALIDCLAPDRRVEIEVKGIKDVVTQPAA from the coding sequence ATGAAAAAGACAGCTATCGCGATTGCAGTGGCACTGGCTGGCTTCGCTACCGTAGCGCAGGCCGCTCCGAAAGATAATACCTGGTATGCAGGTGGTAAACTGGGCTGGTCTCAGTTCCATGACACCGGTTGGTACAACAGCAGCCTGAACAACGATGGCCCTACTCACGAGAGCCAGCTGGGTGCAGGTGCGTTCGGTGGCTATCAGGTTAACCCGTATGTTGGCTTTGAAATGGGTTACGACTGGTTAGGTCGTATGCCTTACAAAGGCGACAACGTAAATGGCGCTTTCAAAGCTCAAGGCGTACAGCTGACCGCTAAACTGGGTTACCCAGTAACTGACGATCTGGACGTGTACACCCGTCTGGGCGGCATGGTATGGCGTGCAGACTCCAGCAACAGCATCGCTGGTGACGACCACGACACGGGTGTTTCCCCAGTATTCGCTGGTGGCGTTGAGTGGGCAATGACCCGTGACATCGCTACCCGTCTGGAATACCAGTGGGTTAACAACATCGGTGACGGTGCTACCGTTGGCGTTCGTCCAGACAACGGCATGCTGAGCGTTGGTGTTTCTTACCGTTTCGGTCAGCAGGAAGATGCGCCAGTCGTAGCTCCAGCTCCGGCTCCAGCGCCAGAAGTACAGACCAAGCACTTCACTCTGAAGTCTGACGTTCTGTTCAACTTCAACAAAGCTACCCTGAAACCAGAAGGTCAGCAGGCACTGGATCAGCTGTACACCCAGCTGAGCAACCTGGATCCTAAAGACGGTTCTGTAGTGGTTCTGGGCTTCACCGACCGTATCGGTTCTGACGCTTACAACCAGGGTCTGTCTGAGAAACGTGCTCAGTCTGTAGTTGATTACCTGGTATCTAAAGGTATCCCAGCTAACAAGATCTCCCCACGTGGTATGGGCGAATCTAACCCAGTTACCGGTTCTACCTGTGACAACGTGAAACCACGCGCTGCACTGATCGACTGCCTGGCACCAGATCGTCGCGTAGAGATCGAAGTTAAAGGTATCAAAGACGTTGTAACTCAGCCTGCGGCATAA
- the sulA gene encoding SOS-induced cell division inhibitor SulA, translated as MYTSGYANHLTPSTSAAGNAAQNSIGRESTGLISEVVYREDQPLLTQLLLLPLLQQLGQQSRWQLWLTPQQKLSREWVQSAGLPLAKVMQINQLSPCDTVESMVRALRTGNYSVVIGWLPEDLSQEEHLRLTEAAEEGNAMGFIMRPVRGDSYRRGQHPGLKIHSNVYH; from the coding sequence ATGTACACTTCAGGCTATGCAAATCACTTAACACCTTCTACTTCTGCCGCAGGCAATGCTGCGCAGAATTCTATCGGGCGTGAATCGACAGGGCTTATCAGTGAAGTGGTTTACCGTGAAGACCAGCCGCTGTTGACACAACTCTTACTCCTGCCGCTTTTGCAGCAGCTCGGGCAACAGTCTCGCTGGCAGCTCTGGCTGACGCCACAGCAAAAATTAAGTCGCGAATGGGTTCAGTCGGCTGGGCTGCCGTTAGCGAAGGTGATGCAGATTAATCAACTCTCCCCTTGCGATACGGTCGAGTCGATGGTCCGGGCATTACGTACCGGGAACTATAGCGTCGTGATTGGGTGGTTGCCTGAGGATCTGTCGCAAGAGGAACATTTGCGTCTGACTGAAGCGGCTGAAGAAGGTAACGCGATGGGTTTCATCATGCGGCCAGTTCGTGGAGATTCCTATCGCAGAGGACAACATCCCGGGCTAAAAATTCACTCAAATGTGTACCATTGA
- a CDS encoding TfoX/Sxy family DNA transformation protein: MKKISYERIYQSQEYLSPLGEIHHRALFGGYTLAVDEAVFAMVSDGELYLRACEQSAKYCVKNASSFLTLMKRGRPVLLNYYRVDEGLWQNREKLLQLSSFALDAARKERYQRHQRNRLKDLPNLTFQIEVLLMEAGITNEETLRQLGAKTSWLKMRSKNKALSIRVLFALEGAIEGLHEAALPADIRRELTEWFNALPESQGHHSAR, from the coding sequence ATGAAAAAGATATCTTATGAGCGGATTTATCAATCTCAAGAATACCTCTCTCCGCTGGGCGAAATTCATCATCGCGCCCTGTTTGGCGGTTATACCCTGGCCGTGGATGAAGCGGTGTTCGCGATGGTGTCTGACGGCGAGCTGTACCTTCGCGCCTGTGAGCAAAGTGCAAAATACTGTGTAAAAAACGCTTCCTCTTTTCTGACCCTGATGAAACGAGGACGCCCAGTGCTGCTTAATTACTACCGTGTGGACGAAGGTCTGTGGCAAAACAGGGAAAAACTGCTTCAGCTCTCCTCGTTTGCGCTCGATGCCGCCAGGAAAGAGCGCTACCAGCGCCATCAGCGTAACCGGCTTAAAGATCTGCCGAACCTGACCTTTCAGATTGAGGTCCTGCTTATGGAGGCGGGCATTACCAATGAAGAGACGCTACGACAGTTGGGGGCGAAGACGAGCTGGCTGAAAATGCGCTCTAAGAATAAAGCGCTGAGTATCCGGGTATTGTTCGCGCTTGAAGGCGCGATTGAAGGGTTACATGAAGCGGCACTCCCGGCGGATATTCGCCGGGAGCTTACGGAGTGGTTTAATGCGCTGCCTGAGTCGCAGGGCCATCATTCCGCCAGGTAG
- the yccS gene encoding YccS family putative transporter: MLSPLLRRYTWNSNWLYNVRIFLALCGTVALPWWLNDVKLTIPLTLGVVAGALADLDDRLAGRLRNLVITLVCFFIASASVELLFPWPWLFALGLTVSTSGFILLGGLGQRYATIAFGALLIAIYTMLGVSLYEQWYQQPVLLLLGAIWYNLLTLTGHLIFPVRALQDNIARSYEQLAHYLELKSRLFDPDIEEDSQAPLYDLALANGQLVATLNQTKASLLTRLRGDRGQRGTRRTLHYYFVAQDIHERASSSHVQYADLREKFRYSDVMFRFQRLLSMQSQACQQLARSILLRTPYQHDPRFERAFSHLDAALDRVQASGTSPEQFKALGFLLNNLRAIDAQLATIESEQAMAMPGNDADNQLADDSLNGFSDMWLRLSRHFTPESALFRHAVRMSLVLCVGYAFIQITGLHHGYWILLTSLFVCQPNYNATRHRLALRIVGTLVGVAIGLPVLYFVPSVEGQLILIVITGVLFFAFRNVQYAHATMFITLLVLLCFNLLGEGFEVALPRVFDTLIGCAIAWAAVSFIWPDWRFRNLPRVSDRAMNANCRYLDAILEQYHQGRDNRLAYRIARRDAHNTDAELASVVSNMSTEPRATAEIRETAFRLLCLNHTFTSYISTLGAHREKLTNPDILALLDDAVCYVDDALHHQPADEPRVHQALDELVQRIAHLDPGTDNKAPLVLQQIGLLIALLPEICRLRQQIATWRNDGPATQAAH; this comes from the coding sequence ATGCTAAGCCCCCTGCTTCGTCGCTATACATGGAACAGTAACTGGCTGTATAACGTCAGGATTTTTCTCGCCCTCTGCGGCACCGTCGCTCTGCCGTGGTGGCTGAATGATGTGAAGCTCACCATCCCCCTCACGCTTGGGGTGGTGGCCGGTGCGCTGGCGGATCTCGACGACCGCCTGGCCGGTCGTTTGCGTAATCTGGTCATCACGCTGGTCTGCTTCTTTATTGCTTCCGCCTCCGTTGAGCTGCTTTTCCCGTGGCCCTGGCTGTTTGCCTTAGGGCTGACGGTGTCCACCAGCGGCTTCATTTTGCTCGGCGGCCTCGGGCAACGCTACGCCACTATCGCGTTTGGCGCCCTGCTGATTGCCATTTACACCATGCTGGGCGTCTCTCTTTACGAGCAGTGGTATCAGCAACCGGTCCTGCTGCTGTTGGGCGCTATCTGGTATAACCTGCTGACCTTAACCGGGCATCTTATTTTTCCGGTTCGTGCCTTACAGGACAACATTGCCCGCAGTTACGAACAGCTGGCCCACTATCTGGAGCTGAAATCCCGGCTGTTTGATCCAGATATTGAAGAGGACAGTCAGGCGCCCCTGTACGATCTGGCGCTGGCAAATGGCCAGCTGGTCGCCACGCTGAATCAGACCAAAGCGTCTCTGCTCACCCGTCTGCGCGGCGATCGCGGTCAGCGCGGTACACGGCGCACACTGCACTACTATTTTGTCGCCCAGGATATTCACGAGCGCGCCAGCTCCTCGCATGTGCAGTACGCTGACCTGCGCGAGAAATTCCGCTATAGCGACGTGATGTTCCGTTTCCAGCGCCTGCTGTCGATGCAGTCTCAGGCCTGCCAGCAACTTGCGCGCTCAATACTGCTGCGCACGCCCTATCAGCACGATCCGCGCTTTGAACGCGCATTCAGCCACCTGGATGCAGCGCTCGATCGCGTTCAGGCCAGTGGGACATCACCGGAACAGTTCAAAGCCCTGGGATTCCTGCTCAACAACCTGAGAGCCATTGATGCTCAGCTCGCCACCATTGAGTCTGAACAGGCGATGGCGATGCCGGGCAATGACGCTGACAACCAGCTTGCCGACGACAGTCTCAACGGTTTCAGCGATATGTGGCTGCGCCTGAGCCGTCATTTTACGCCGGAATCCGCCCTCTTTCGCCATGCGGTAAGGATGTCGCTGGTACTGTGCGTCGGCTACGCGTTTATCCAGATAACAGGATTGCACCACGGCTACTGGATCCTGTTGACCAGCCTGTTTGTCTGCCAGCCGAACTATAACGCTACCCGCCATCGGCTCGCGCTGCGTATTGTCGGGACATTAGTCGGGGTCGCCATCGGGCTGCCGGTGCTCTACTTTGTGCCATCCGTAGAAGGGCAACTGATCCTGATTGTGATTACCGGTGTACTGTTCTTCGCTTTCCGCAATGTGCAGTATGCCCACGCCACGATGTTCATCACGCTGCTGGTGCTGCTCTGCTTCAATCTGCTGGGTGAAGGCTTTGAGGTGGCCCTCCCCCGTGTGTTTGACACGCTAATCGGCTGCGCCATCGCCTGGGCGGCGGTGAGTTTTATCTGGCCTGACTGGCGTTTCCGAAATTTACCGCGCGTGTCCGACAGAGCAATGAACGCCAACTGCCGCTACCTGGATGCTATTCTTGAGCAATACCATCAGGGTCGCGATAACCGTCTGGCCTATCGGATTGCCCGTCGCGATGCGCATAACACTGACGCAGAGCTGGCTTCCGTTGTCTCGAATATGTCAACTGAGCCGCGCGCTACGGCAGAAATCCGGGAGACAGCTTTCCGCCTGCTGTGTCTGAACCACACGTTCACCAGCTATATCTCTACCCTTGGCGCCCACCGAGAGAAACTGACGAATCCGGACATCCTGGCGCTGCTGGACGACGCCGTTTGCTACGTTGATGATGCGCTTCATCATCAACCTGCGGATGAGCCACGGGTTCACCAGGCACTGGATGAACTGGTGCAACGTATCGCACACCTTGATCCAGGCACCGACAACAAAGCTCCACTGGTCCTTCAGCAAATTGGCCTGCTTATCGCTTTGCTGCCGGAAATTTGTCGGCTGCGACAGCAGATCGCTACCTGGCGGAATGATGGCCCTGCGACTCAGGCAGCGCATTAA
- a CDS encoding YccF domain-containing protein has translation MRTVLNVLNFVLGGFATTLSWLFATLVSIVLIFTLPLTRSCWEITKLSLVPYGNEAVHVDELEPERKNALMNTGGTLLNILWLIFFGWWLCLMHIFAGIAQCITIIGIPVGIANFKIATIALWPVGRRVVPVEVAQAAREANARRRFQ, from the coding sequence ATGCGTACCGTTCTGAATGTGTTGAATTTTGTCCTTGGCGGTTTTGCCACCACCCTTTCCTGGCTTTTTGCCACCCTGGTGAGCATTGTGCTCATCTTCACCCTTCCGCTGACGCGCTCCTGCTGGGAAATCACCAAACTGTCCCTCGTTCCTTATGGAAATGAAGCCGTGCACGTGGATGAGCTGGAGCCGGAAAGAAAAAATGCCCTGATGAATACCGGCGGCACGCTGCTGAATATTTTATGGCTGATCTTCTTTGGCTGGTGGCTGTGTCTGATGCATATTTTCGCCGGCATCGCCCAGTGCATTACGATTATTGGCATTCCGGTTGGCATCGCTAATTTCAAAATTGCCACCATCGCCCTGTGGCCGGTAGGACGCCGAGTTGTCCCGGTCGAAGTCGCGCAAGCCGCGCGTGAAGCCAACGCCCGTCGTCGTTTTCAGTAA
- the helD gene encoding DNA helicase IV encodes MELKATSMGKRLAQHPYDKVVLLNAGVKVSGERHEYLIPFNQLLAIHCKRGLVWGELEFVLPADKVVRLHGTEWAETQRFHYHLNTRWQQWSQEMSVIAAQVLQQVLDDIALSNTQQKWLTRQQTAGLQQKIAQALTALPLPVARLEEFDNCRDAWRKCQAWLNDIEKSRLAHNQAWTEAMLTQYADFFSTVESSPLNPAQARAVVNGEQSLLVLAGAGSGKTSVLVARAGWLLTTGEAVADQILLLAFGRKAAQEMDERIQARLHTQDISARTFHSLALHIIQQGSKKVPVVSKLENDAQARQTLFIKAWRQQCSEKKAQAKGWRQWLEEELNWEVPEGSFWQDEKLARRLGSRLDRWVSLMRMHGGSQAEMTESAPEAIRAVFSKRVKLMAPMLKAWKTALKDENAVDFSGLIHQAIIILEKGRFVSPWKHILVDEFQDISPQRAALLSALRAQNKHTSLFAVGDDWQAIYRFSGAQLSLTTAFHHYFGEGDRSDLDTTYRFNARIGEIANRFIQQNPHQLSKPLNSLRSGDKKAVTLLADDQLEPLLDKLSGYAKPDERILVLARYHHLKPTALEKAATRWPKLQLDFMTIHASKGQQADYVIVVGLKEGSDGFPAPARESVMEEALLPVPEDFPDAEERRLLYVAITRARHRVWLLFNKEEPSVFVDILKSIDVPVARKP; translated from the coding sequence ATGGAACTGAAAGCAACTTCAATGGGCAAACGCCTGGCGCAGCACCCTTACGACAAGGTTGTCCTTCTCAATGCGGGAGTGAAAGTCTCCGGGGAACGCCACGAATATCTTATTCCGTTTAATCAGCTACTGGCCATTCATTGTAAACGAGGGCTGGTATGGGGGGAGCTGGAGTTCGTCTTGCCGGCAGACAAAGTGGTGCGGCTTCACGGGACCGAGTGGGCGGAAACCCAACGCTTCCACTACCATCTGAACACGCGCTGGCAACAGTGGAGCCAGGAGATGAGCGTGATAGCCGCACAGGTGCTGCAACAGGTGCTGGACGATATCGCGCTAAGCAATACGCAGCAGAAGTGGCTGACGCGCCAGCAAACCGCCGGGCTTCAGCAAAAAATTGCCCAGGCGCTGACGGCATTGCCTTTACCGGTGGCGCGGCTTGAGGAATTTGATAACTGCCGCGACGCGTGGCGGAAGTGTCAGGCCTGGCTGAACGATATCGAGAAAAGCCGTCTGGCGCATAACCAGGCCTGGACTGAGGCGATGCTTACGCAATATGCCGATTTTTTCAGTACGGTGGAATCATCGCCCCTCAATCCTGCCCAGGCGCGCGCCGTGGTGAATGGCGAGCAGTCTCTTTTAGTGCTGGCAGGCGCCGGGAGCGGCAAAACGTCGGTGCTGGTGGCACGCGCGGGCTGGCTTCTGACAACGGGCGAGGCGGTTGCCGACCAGATTTTGCTGCTGGCCTTTGGTCGCAAGGCGGCGCAGGAGATGGATGAGCGCATTCAGGCGCGTTTGCATACCCAGGATATCTCGGCGCGCACGTTCCACTCCCTCGCTTTACACATCATTCAACAGGGCAGCAAAAAAGTCCCTGTTGTCAGCAAGCTGGAGAACGACGCTCAGGCTCGCCAGACGCTGTTTATCAAGGCATGGCGTCAGCAGTGCAGTGAAAAAAAGGCGCAGGCGAAAGGCTGGCGTCAGTGGCTTGAAGAGGAACTCAACTGGGAGGTGCCGGAGGGCAGCTTCTGGCAGGATGAAAAGCTGGCGCGCCGGCTGGGCTCTCGTCTCGACCGGTGGGTAAGCCTGATGCGCATGCACGGCGGCTCTCAGGCGGAGATGACAGAAAGCGCACCGGAAGCGATCCGCGCTGTGTTTTCTAAGCGGGTTAAGCTGATGGCGCCGATGCTGAAAGCGTGGAAAACCGCGCTGAAAGACGAAAACGCGGTCGATTTTTCGGGGCTGATCCATCAGGCCATTATCATTCTGGAGAAAGGGCGCTTCGTCAGCCCGTGGAAACACATTCTGGTGGATGAGTTTCAGGATATCTCGCCGCAGCGCGCTGCGCTGCTTTCGGCGCTGCGGGCGCAGAATAAACACACGTCGCTGTTTGCCGTGGGCGATGACTGGCAGGCTATCTACCGTTTCAGCGGGGCGCAACTATCCCTCACGACAGCCTTCCACCACTATTTTGGGGAAGGCGATCGCAGCGATCTGGACACCACCTACCGCTTCAACGCGCGGATTGGCGAAATAGCCAACCGTTTTATTCAGCAGAACCCGCATCAGCTGTCGAAACCGCTTAACAGCCTGAGGTCTGGGGATAAAAAGGCCGTCACGCTGCTGGCGGACGATCAGCTGGAACCGCTGCTGGATAAACTGAGCGGCTATGCGAAACCGGATGAACGAATTCTGGTGCTGGCGCGTTACCACCACCTCAAGCCGACGGCGCTGGAAAAAGCGGCGACGCGCTGGCCAAAACTACAGCTCGATTTCATGACCATTCATGCCAGTAAAGGGCAGCAGGCCGACTACGTGATTGTGGTGGGGCTAAAAGAGGGGAGCGACGGTTTCCCGGCGCCGGCGCGGGAATCCGTGATGGAAGAGGCGTTATTACCTGTTCCGGAAGATTTCCCGGATGCAGAGGAGCGGCGCTTACTGTACGTGGCGATAACCCGCGCGCGCCATCGCGTGTGGCTCTTGTTCAACAAAGAGGAGCCGTCGGTGTTTGTCGATATTTTGAAGAGTATTGACGTGCCGGTGGCGAGAAAGCCGTAA